In one Cyanobacterium sp. T60_A2020_053 genomic region, the following are encoded:
- a CDS encoding sigma-70 family RNA polymerase sigma factor → MAVLADDTTEMKDSDLIRQCKLGHQSSFRLLYQRYQQKVRSTLFKLCGTELLDDLTQEVFIKAWKGLPKLRENAYFSTWLYRICWNVACDRRRQLARIKRDRQTLLTHDPDVISDPEDLLQIHYQEMVQEGLQHLKLDHRVVLILHDLVDLPQKEIASILDVPVGTVKSRLFNARKAMRNFLELQGVTI, encoded by the coding sequence ATGGCAGTGTTAGCGGATGATACCACCGAGATGAAAGACTCGGATTTAATTCGGCAGTGCAAACTAGGTCATCAAAGTTCTTTTCGTTTACTTTACCAACGTTATCAGCAGAAGGTTAGATCGACTTTATTTAAGCTGTGTGGTACAGAGTTACTGGACGATTTGACCCAAGAAGTATTTATCAAGGCTTGGAAAGGATTACCAAAACTAAGAGAAAATGCTTATTTTTCTACTTGGCTTTATCGCATTTGTTGGAATGTGGCTTGTGATCGCCGTCGCCAATTAGCTCGAATTAAGCGTGATCGCCAAACTTTATTGACTCATGATCCTGATGTGATTTCTGATCCGGAAGATTTGTTGCAAATACATTATCAGGAAATGGTACAAGAAGGTTTACAACATCTCAAGTTGGATCATCGAGTTGTCCTAATCTTACATGATCTGGTGGATTTACCACAAAAGGAAATCGCTTCTATTTTAGATGTGCCGGTAGGTACGGTCAAATCAAGGTTATTCAATGCTCGTAAGGCTATGCGTAATTTTTTAGAACTTCAGGGAGTAACGATATGA
- a CDS encoding Spy/CpxP family protein refolding chaperone produces MNKNIKFFLACTTLMGVFVTHEVKASETVKLNNTIEVAQMWQRGDDKGKYDKDNLAEKLNLTAQQRQEMSQIKAKYDPQMKTLREEMGAEREKLRTMMRNNESTENIRSQNQVIANLGNKMRALGFESMLEMREVLTPEQRDKFAELMQERRANMPEQRRNR; encoded by the coding sequence ATGAATAAGAATATCAAATTTTTTCTAGCTTGTACTACTTTAATGGGTGTCTTTGTTACCCATGAAGTTAAAGCCTCAGAAACTGTAAAACTTAACAATACCATTGAAGTTGCTCAAATGTGGCAAAGAGGCGACGACAAAGGAAAATACGATAAAGATAATTTAGCAGAAAAGTTAAATTTGACAGCTCAACAAAGGCAGGAAATGAGTCAAATTAAGGCTAAGTATGACCCACAAATGAAAACTTTACGAGAGGAGATGGGCGCTGAAAGAGAAAAACTCCGCACTATGATGAGGAATAATGAATCAACGGAAAATATCCGTAGCCAAAACCAAGTGATTGCTAATTTAGGGAATAAAATGCGCGCTTTAGGTTTTGAAAGTATGCTGGAAATGCGGGAAGTACTAACCCCAGAACAAAGAGATAAATTTGCGGAGTTAATGCAGGAAAGAAGAGCGAATATGCCTGAACAAAGACGCAATCGCTAA
- a CDS encoding ABC transporter ATP-binding protein has translation MLVIIENLYKSYTSPRQQTTTPIDIPSEETKPTPNDKKDTHHILKGINLTIQQGEFMVLVGPSGCGKSTLLRLIAGLEEITAGNIIIAQQKVNDLPPKARDIAMVFQNYALYPHLTVYDNIAFGLRRMNQNSPNFTPANILANLSRALPSRWRYFSPQEQKINAQVQKVAELLQIDHLLDRLPKQLSGGQKQRVALGRAIARNPQAFLMDEPLSNLDAKLRMETRGQIVQLQKQLQVTTIYVTHDQVEAMTMGDRIAIMNQGEIQQVDTPLQVYRQPANKFVAQFIGSPPMNFLLVNYHQPNIIKTEYLTIKLTEKWQSILANYHYEKVWLGIRPEHFFLAQSSDQTIAIKVNLVESLGNETIIYGQINSYLEQELQVKIFGDQSVKIGEIIYLEINWQQVHFFDFYQEKNLQQ, from the coding sequence ATCTTGGTAATTATCGAAAACTTATATAAAAGCTATACATCACCTCGTCAACAGACTACAACTCCCATTGACATCCCCTCAGAGGAAACAAAGCCCACTCCTAACGATAAAAAAGACACTCATCACATTCTTAAAGGCATTAACCTAACCATTCAACAAGGGGAATTTATGGTATTGGTAGGGCCATCTGGTTGCGGAAAAAGCACCCTATTGCGTCTTATTGCTGGTTTGGAAGAAATCACCGCCGGTAATATCATTATCGCGCAACAAAAAGTTAATGATCTTCCTCCCAAAGCGCGCGACATTGCCATGGTATTCCAAAACTACGCTCTTTATCCCCATCTCACGGTATACGATAACATCGCCTTCGGTTTACGGCGCATGAACCAAAATTCTCCTAACTTTACTCCTGCCAATATCTTGGCAAATCTTAGTCGGGCGCTACCTTCCCGTTGGCGCTATTTTTCTCCTCAAGAGCAAAAAATTAACGCCCAAGTTCAAAAAGTGGCGGAATTACTACAAATTGATCACCTTTTAGATCGTCTCCCCAAGCAACTTTCTGGCGGACAAAAACAACGGGTAGCCCTTGGTAGAGCCATTGCGCGTAATCCTCAAGCCTTTTTAATGGATGAGCCTTTATCCAATCTTGATGCTAAATTAAGAATGGAAACCCGTGGTCAAATCGTACAACTACAAAAACAACTGCAAGTTACCACCATCTATGTTACCCACGATCAAGTGGAAGCTATGACCATGGGTGATCGCATCGCCATTATGAATCAAGGAGAAATCCAACAAGTGGACACCCCTTTACAGGTTTATCGGCAACCAGCAAATAAATTTGTTGCTCAATTTATTGGTTCTCCTCCCATGAATTTTTTATTAGTAAACTACCATCAACCTAATATAATTAAAACGGAATATTTAACTATAAAATTAACTGAAAAATGGCAATCTATTCTAGCTAATTATCACTATGAAAAAGTTTGGTTAGGTATCAGACCAGAACATTTTTTCTTAGCTCAATCTTCAGACCAAACCATTGCTATTAAAGTTAACTTAGTGGAATCATTAGGTAATGAAACAATTATTTATGGTCAAATTAATAGTTATCTCGAACAAGAATTACAAGTGAAAATATTTGGTGATCAAAGTGTAAAAATTGGTGAAATTATTTATTTAGAAATTAATTGGCAACAGGTACATTTTTTTGATTTTTACCAAGAAAAAAATTTGCAACAATAG
- the panB gene encoding 3-methyl-2-oxobutanoate hydroxymethyltransferase encodes MKVTLDKLSQWKEEKKPIVCLTAWDYAIASLLDNAGVDIILVGDSLAMVALGHSHTLPITLDEMIHHTKAVCRGVKGAFVVCDLPFLTYQGSINQAIESAGRVIKETNAEAVKLEGGYPSMIETVSRLTEIGIPVMGHVGLTPQSVRALGYKQQGKTLPQQEIIFNQAMALEKAGAFAIVLEHITPELAQKITASVSIPTIGIGAGGDCDGQILVTADLLGLSAKLPPFAKAYTNLREIISNSVSEFAEDVKNHRFPS; translated from the coding sequence ATGAAAGTAACCCTAGACAAATTATCCCAGTGGAAAGAGGAAAAAAAGCCAATAGTTTGCCTAACAGCATGGGATTATGCCATCGCCTCTTTATTGGATAATGCTGGGGTAGATATTATCTTAGTGGGGGATTCTTTAGCCATGGTAGCCTTAGGACATTCTCACACTTTACCGATTACTTTAGATGAAATGATCCATCATACCAAGGCAGTGTGTCGAGGGGTGAAGGGCGCTTTTGTGGTGTGTGATTTACCATTTCTTACTTATCAGGGTAGTATCAATCAGGCTATTGAGTCAGCAGGGCGAGTGATTAAGGAAACTAATGCTGAAGCCGTAAAATTAGAGGGTGGCTACCCTAGCATGATCGAAACAGTAAGTAGATTAACCGAAATTGGCATCCCGGTCATGGGTCATGTGGGTTTAACCCCTCAATCTGTAAGAGCTTTAGGATATAAACAGCAGGGCAAAACACTTCCACAGCAAGAAATAATTTTCAATCAAGCTATGGCTTTAGAGAAAGCCGGAGCATTTGCCATTGTATTAGAACATATTACCCCTGAGTTAGCTCAAAAAATTACTGCTAGTGTCTCAATTCCTACTATCGGCATCGGCGCTGGAGGTGATTGTGACGGGCAAATATTAGTTACCGCCGATTTATTAGGATTGTCGGCAAAATTACCGCCTTTTGCCAAAGCCTACACCAATTTAAGAGAAATTATTAGCAATTCTGTTAGTGAATTTGCCGAAGATGTCAAAAATCATCGTTTTCCCAGTTAG
- the recA gene encoding recombinase RecA, with the protein MATSTSSAKSDKEKALDLVLSQIERNFGKGAIMRLGDASKMKVETISSGALTLDLALGGGLPKGRIIEIYGPESSGKTTLALHAIAEVQKAGGVAAFVDAEHALDPSYSSALGVDIENLLVAQPDNGEAALEIVDQLVRSAAVDLVVVDSVAALVPRAEIEGEMGDLQVGLQARLMSKALRKVAGNIGKSGATVIFLNQLRQKIGISYGNPEVTTGGTALKFYASVRLDIRRIQTLKRGTEGEYGIRAKVKVAKNKVAPPFRIAEFDIIFGHGISRIGCLLDMAEKTDVVTRKGAWYSYEGDNIAQGRDNAVKYLEENLELAGVVEQKVKEKLEITNVSFASSDEEE; encoded by the coding sequence ATGGCCACAAGTACCTCCTCTGCAAAGTCTGATAAAGAAAAAGCCTTGGATTTGGTTTTAAGTCAAATTGAACGTAATTTTGGTAAAGGTGCGATCATGCGTCTTGGGGATGCCTCTAAGATGAAAGTAGAAACCATTTCTAGCGGCGCCCTCACCCTTGATCTTGCCCTCGGTGGTGGGTTGCCCAAAGGGAGAATTATCGAAATTTATGGGCCGGAAAGTTCAGGGAAAACAACTTTAGCTCTCCATGCCATTGCGGAGGTACAAAAAGCTGGAGGAGTTGCCGCCTTTGTGGATGCTGAACACGCGCTCGATCCTAGTTATTCTAGCGCCCTTGGGGTGGACATTGAAAACCTGTTGGTAGCACAGCCAGACAACGGTGAGGCAGCCTTAGAGATTGTGGATCAATTAGTGCGTAGTGCGGCGGTGGATTTAGTGGTGGTGGATTCCGTGGCGGCCTTGGTGCCTCGAGCGGAAATTGAAGGGGAAATGGGGGATTTACAGGTGGGTTTACAGGCGCGTCTCATGAGTAAGGCTTTGCGCAAAGTGGCTGGAAATATCGGTAAATCGGGCGCTACCGTAATTTTTCTTAACCAGCTACGGCAAAAAATCGGCATTAGCTATGGTAATCCAGAAGTAACCACCGGTGGTACAGCATTGAAATTTTATGCTTCCGTGCGCTTAGATATTAGAAGGATTCAAACCTTGAAAAGAGGGACAGAAGGGGAGTATGGTATCAGAGCGAAGGTGAAAGTAGCGAAAAATAAAGTAGCGCCCCCCTTCCGTATTGCCGAATTTGACATTATTTTTGGTCATGGCATTTCTCGTATTGGTTGCCTGTTGGATATGGCAGAGAAAACCGATGTGGTAACGAGGAAGGGCGCTTGGTATAGTTACGAAGGGGATAATATTGCCCAAGGGCGCGATAATGCGGTTAAATATTTAGAGGAGAATCTCGAATTAGCTGGAGTCGTGGAACAAAAAGTTAAGGAAAAATTAGAAATCACTAACGTTAGTTTTGCCTCCTCCGATGAAGAAGAATAA